In one Arthrobacter jinronghuae genomic region, the following are encoded:
- a CDS encoding LutB/LldF family L-lactate oxidation iron-sulfur protein, producing the protein MSSTYLGMPAVPVYGSGNLHTAEPFPVAARRELDNEQLRANLGHATHTIRDKRLRVVAELPDWEELREAGSATKAAVMARLPELLEQFEENFTARGGVIHWARDAAEANEIVRDLIRDAGADEVVKVKSMATQEIGLNEYLEEHGISAFETDLAELIVQLDHDKPSHILVPAIHKNRSQIRDIFLREMPDVDPNLTDTPARLAEAARLHLRRKFLSAKVAISGANFALADTGTLAVVESEGNGRMCLTLPETLITVMGVEKLLPSWTDLEVFMQLLPRSSTGERMNPYTSLWTGVTEGDGPQNVHLVLLDNGRSAALADERGRSALHCIRCSACMNVCPVYERTGGHAYGSTYPGPIGAILSPLLTGITSEENASLPYASSLCGACYDACPVKINIPEILVHLRSEDVQSRRGTKKVPGQMDVAMKAASWMMGSGRRMALVEKALPLGKLAAGPDRKIKKLPGIAAGWTRSRDLPAPPAQSFRDWWAKEHEDTASKEQA; encoded by the coding sequence ATGAGTTCCACCTATCTGGGCATGCCGGCCGTTCCGGTTTACGGCAGCGGCAATCTGCACACCGCTGAACCCTTTCCGGTCGCAGCGCGGAGGGAACTGGACAACGAGCAGCTGCGTGCCAACCTCGGCCACGCCACGCACACCATCCGCGATAAGAGGCTGCGCGTAGTGGCCGAACTGCCGGACTGGGAGGAACTGCGCGAAGCCGGCAGCGCCACCAAGGCCGCTGTTATGGCGCGGCTGCCCGAACTGCTCGAGCAGTTCGAGGAAAACTTCACCGCACGCGGCGGCGTCATCCACTGGGCGCGGGACGCAGCGGAAGCCAACGAAATAGTGCGGGACCTGATCCGCGACGCCGGCGCGGACGAGGTGGTCAAGGTCAAATCCATGGCCACCCAGGAAATAGGACTCAACGAATACCTTGAAGAGCACGGCATTTCCGCGTTCGAAACCGATCTGGCGGAGCTGATTGTCCAGCTGGACCATGACAAGCCCAGCCACATCCTGGTGCCGGCCATTCACAAGAACCGCAGCCAGATCCGGGACATCTTCCTGCGGGAGATGCCGGACGTTGATCCGAACCTCACCGACACCCCGGCACGGCTGGCCGAAGCGGCGCGGCTGCACCTGCGCCGCAAGTTCCTTTCCGCGAAGGTGGCCATCTCCGGCGCAAACTTTGCCCTGGCCGATACGGGCACGCTCGCCGTCGTCGAATCAGAAGGCAACGGCCGGATGTGCCTGACCCTCCCGGAAACCCTGATCACCGTGATGGGGGTGGAGAAGCTGCTGCCCTCGTGGACGGACCTGGAGGTGTTTATGCAGCTGCTGCCCCGTTCCTCCACGGGGGAGCGCATGAACCCCTACACCTCGCTCTGGACCGGAGTCACCGAAGGCGACGGGCCGCAGAACGTGCATCTGGTGCTGCTGGACAACGGGCGCAGCGCGGCGCTCGCGGACGAGCGAGGGCGTTCGGCCCTGCACTGCATCCGCTGCAGCGCCTGCATGAATGTCTGCCCGGTGTACGAGCGCACCGGCGGGCACGCCTACGGCTCCACCTATCCCGGCCCCATCGGTGCGATCCTTTCGCCGCTGCTGACCGGTATCACTTCCGAAGAGAACGCGTCCCTGCCGTACGCCTCCTCACTCTGCGGAGCCTGTTACGACGCGTGTCCGGTGAAGATCAACATCCCGGAAATCCTCGTGCACCTGCGCTCCGAGGATGTCCAGAGCCGCCGCGGGACGAAGAAGGTGCCGGGGCAGATGGATGTGGCCATGAAGGCAGCGTCCTGGATGATGGGCTCGGGGCGGCGGATGGCCCTGGTGGAGAAGGCCCTGCCGTTGGGAAAGCTGGCGGCCGGACCGGATCGGAAAATCAAGAAGCTTCCCGGCATCGCCGCCGGGTGGACCCGGAGCCGCGACCTTCCGGCTCCGCCTGCGCAGTCCTTCCGGGACTGGTGGGCAAAAGAGCACGAAGACACTGCGTCGAAAGAACAAGCATGA
- a CDS encoding LutC/YkgG family protein codes for MSARTEILDRLRSALHDAPEAPEIPRKYRHSSGMNEEELIELLRDRLLDYKAGVSVVDEASVPAKVAELLKGETSYVVPAGLDERWTALAPGRVVDSPEEPLSVEELDGIDAVVTGCAAAVAETGTIILDGSPGQGRRACSLIPDHHVCLVRAGDIYGVLPEAVRRLDVTHPLTWISGPSATSDIELQRVEGVHGPRRLDVVIIRS; via the coding sequence ATGAGCGCCCGTACGGAAATCCTGGACCGGCTTCGGTCCGCCCTCCACGATGCCCCGGAAGCACCGGAAATTCCACGGAAGTACCGGCACAGCTCCGGCATGAACGAGGAAGAACTCATCGAACTGCTTCGAGACAGGCTGCTGGATTACAAGGCCGGCGTCAGCGTGGTGGATGAGGCGTCCGTGCCCGCCAAGGTGGCCGAACTGCTGAAAGGGGAGACTTCCTACGTGGTTCCCGCAGGACTCGATGAACGCTGGACGGCGCTGGCCCCGGGACGCGTGGTGGATTCACCGGAGGAGCCGCTGAGCGTGGAGGAGCTGGACGGCATTGACGCGGTGGTCACCGGCTGCGCGGCGGCGGTGGCCGAAACCGGAACCATCATCCTGGACGGCAGCCCGGGGCAGGGCCGGCGGGCCTGTTCGCTGATCCCGGACCACCACGTCTGCCTGGTCCGGGCCGGCGACATTTACGGGGTGCTGCCGGAGGCGGTGCGGCGGCTGGATGTCACGCATCCGTTGACCTGGATCAGCGGCCCGAGCGCCACCAGCGATATTGAGCTGCAGCGCGTGGAAGGCGTGCACGGTCCGCGGAGGCTGGACGTCGTGATCATCCGGTCCTGA
- a CDS encoding alpha/beta hydrolase has protein sequence MKLSSLTSAGILAGAAAVAGISAAAVLQRDPRPATLLIRGVFAGAGRVPVKKVLPHIPRFTVTRHRDVRYLGSAGKPSLDLFLPDDPARKPLPVVMWIHGGAWISGTKEDVAPYLRILAGYGYAVLGVGYSISPEAVYPTAVKELNAALGFIRERADRYGLDPDRIVLAGDSAGAQLAAQLALVITNPEYARDTGVIPAAGPEQLCGIVLNCGVFDLESVARMAGPVGWGLRKALWAYTGSRNWAATPAADHMCIPKHVDYRFPPTYISGGNGDNLTREQSIPLADRLQDLGVPVRRRFWPKDYKPKLGHEYQFQLHRPEAMESLQSTVAFLADVTGVSALPGQPPQKVISLGKDLSEDLSRTEGLLAA, from the coding sequence ATGAAGCTCTCCTCGCTTACTTCGGCGGGGATCCTGGCCGGCGCTGCCGCCGTTGCCGGGATCAGCGCCGCTGCCGTACTGCAGCGGGATCCCCGGCCGGCTACGCTGCTCATTCGCGGCGTGTTCGCCGGTGCAGGCAGGGTTCCGGTGAAAAAGGTCCTTCCCCATATTCCCCGGTTTACGGTCACCCGACACCGGGATGTGCGTTATCTGGGGTCCGCCGGCAAACCCTCCCTTGACCTGTTCCTTCCTGACGATCCGGCCCGGAAACCGCTCCCGGTGGTGATGTGGATCCACGGCGGGGCATGGATTTCCGGCACCAAGGAAGATGTGGCGCCGTACCTCAGGATCCTCGCCGGATACGGGTACGCCGTGCTGGGGGTCGGGTACTCGATCTCGCCCGAAGCTGTCTATCCGACCGCCGTGAAAGAGCTGAACGCCGCGTTGGGCTTCATCCGCGAGCGCGCGGACCGTTACGGGCTGGACCCCGACCGGATTGTGCTGGCCGGCGATTCCGCCGGCGCGCAATTGGCCGCACAGCTGGCCCTGGTCATCACCAATCCGGAGTACGCCCGGGATACAGGCGTTATTCCTGCGGCGGGCCCCGAACAGCTGTGCGGAATCGTGCTCAACTGCGGCGTCTTCGATCTGGAATCCGTGGCCCGCATGGCCGGGCCGGTGGGCTGGGGGCTTCGGAAAGCCCTGTGGGCCTACACCGGGTCCAGGAACTGGGCGGCCACACCTGCCGCAGACCACATGTGCATCCCGAAACACGTGGACTACCGTTTCCCGCCCACCTACATTTCCGGTGGAAACGGTGACAACTTGACCCGGGAGCAGTCGATACCCCTGGCAGACCGGCTCCAGGACCTTGGGGTACCCGTCCGCCGCAGGTTCTGGCCCAAGGATTACAAACCGAAGCTGGGACACGAGTATCAGTTCCAGCTGCACCGCCCGGAGGCGATGGAATCGCTGCAGTCGACGGTTGCCTTCCTGGCGGATGTGACAGGCGTATCCGCCCTGCCCGGGCAGCCGCCGCAGAAGGTTATCTCCCTGGGCAAGGATCTCTCTGAGGACCTTTCCCGCACGGAGGGGCTGCTCGCCGCCTAG
- the ligM gene encoding vanillate/3-O-methylgallate O-demethylase, whose product MAPKNLQDVLDSSSNVVDQLRNSQIGAYIYPVVAPEFSNWRSEQRAWRETAVLFDQSHHMDNLFIKGPDALKLISDTAVNSVANFPVNKAKQYVPTGPSGHVIGDGILFHEDEDEYIYVGRAPAANWLLFNAETGGYDLDVQIDRRSPSRPMGRPVSRRYWRFQIQGPNAWQIIEKLNGSSVEQLKFFKMDHMSIAGERVRTLRHGMAGAPGLEIWGDYGSYEKVRDTILDVGAEYGMAAVGARAYPSNTLESGWIPSPLPAIYTGEELRPYREWLGADSYEASNAIAGSFVSPNIEDYYLTPWELGYGSFVKFDHDFIGREALEQMDPSAQRRKVTLDWNAEDLGKILASPLGTEEPYKHFDLPLANYGSSNYDSVIDADGNVVGLSMFTGYSANERRGLSLATVDPAVPLGAELRVVWGEPDGGSAKTTVEPHRQLDVRATVSPVPFSETVRKEYKGGWRTGNSPA is encoded by the coding sequence GTGGCACCTAAGAATCTGCAGGACGTCCTCGACTCGAGCTCAAATGTTGTGGATCAACTCCGCAACTCCCAGATCGGGGCGTACATCTATCCCGTGGTGGCACCGGAGTTCAGCAACTGGCGCAGCGAACAGCGGGCCTGGCGCGAGACGGCGGTGCTGTTTGACCAGTCCCACCACATGGACAACTTGTTCATCAAGGGTCCTGACGCCCTGAAGCTGATCTCTGACACAGCGGTCAACAGTGTTGCGAATTTCCCGGTCAACAAGGCGAAACAGTACGTTCCCACCGGCCCGTCAGGCCACGTGATCGGTGACGGCATCCTCTTCCACGAGGACGAGGACGAATACATCTACGTGGGACGGGCACCCGCGGCCAACTGGCTGCTCTTCAACGCCGAAACCGGCGGCTATGATCTCGACGTCCAGATCGACCGGCGCTCCCCCTCACGGCCGATGGGCCGTCCGGTATCCCGCCGCTACTGGCGGTTCCAGATCCAGGGCCCGAACGCCTGGCAGATTATCGAGAAGCTAAACGGCTCCTCGGTGGAGCAGCTGAAATTCTTCAAGATGGACCACATGTCGATTGCCGGCGAACGGGTCCGGACGCTTCGCCACGGGATGGCCGGAGCTCCGGGGCTGGAGATCTGGGGCGACTACGGGTCCTATGAGAAAGTGCGGGACACCATCCTGGACGTCGGCGCGGAGTACGGAATGGCCGCCGTCGGCGCCCGCGCCTATCCGTCCAATACGCTCGAGTCCGGCTGGATCCCTTCTCCGCTGCCGGCCATTTACACGGGTGAGGAGCTGCGTCCGTATCGGGAGTGGCTGGGAGCGGACAGCTACGAAGCTTCCAACGCCATTGCAGGCAGCTTTGTCAGCCCGAACATCGAGGATTACTACCTGACCCCGTGGGAACTGGGCTACGGGTCCTTCGTGAAGTTCGACCACGACTTCATTGGCCGGGAGGCCCTGGAACAGATGGACCCGTCGGCACAGCGTCGCAAAGTGACGCTGGATTGGAACGCGGAAGACCTGGGGAAGATCCTGGCCTCGCCCTTGGGCACGGAGGAACCCTACAAGCACTTTGACCTTCCCCTGGCCAACTACGGATCCTCCAACTACGACTCCGTCATCGATGCGGACGGGAACGTCGTTGGCCTCTCCATGTTCACCGGGTATTCGGCGAACGAGCGCCGCGGCCTCTCGCTGGCAACGGTCGATCCGGCGGTGCCCCTGGGCGCCGAACTCCGGGTGGTGTGGGGCGAGCCCGACGGCGGCAGCGCCAAAACAACGGTGGAACCGCACCGGCAGCTTGATGTGCGTGCAACCGTGAGCCCGGTGCCGTTCTCCGAAACGGTCCGCAAGGAGTACAAGGGCGGCTGGCGGACGGGTAACAGCCCGGCCTGA
- a CDS encoding ABC transporter substrate-binding protein, with translation MRKTGVAVVLAAALMGVTGCGGGSPSSENETETEASADLVPIEVGVIPIVDVAPIYLGVEQGFFEDEGLELTLTLAQGGAAIVPAVTSGQMAFGFSNVTSMIVGKSKGLPIRMVAPGASTTGDVDADFASVMTLPGSGIEEIEDLAGKRVGVNTLNNISDSTISEAVKQAGGDYESIEFVEMQFPDMPAQLDGGNVDAIAAVEPFVTITEAQGAVPVFSNYAEPIKDLTVAVYFTSDRYAQENPETTEKFVRAMTASLEYADQNPDEVRAVLPSYTSLEPDVIEELTLPRYYGEINQDSLEEVMRISLDRGLIEEEPDLEELLPRSG, from the coding sequence ATGAGGAAAACCGGTGTTGCTGTGGTCCTGGCGGCGGCCTTAATGGGCGTTACGGGATGCGGCGGCGGTTCGCCGTCGTCCGAAAACGAAACCGAAACCGAAGCCAGTGCGGACCTGGTGCCCATAGAGGTGGGGGTGATTCCCATTGTGGATGTGGCTCCCATTTACCTGGGGGTGGAGCAGGGCTTCTTCGAGGACGAAGGCTTGGAACTGACCCTGACGCTTGCACAGGGCGGGGCGGCAATTGTCCCGGCAGTCACATCCGGCCAGATGGCGTTCGGCTTCTCCAACGTAACCTCCATGATTGTGGGCAAGTCCAAGGGCCTGCCCATCCGAATGGTGGCCCCGGGCGCCAGTACCACCGGCGACGTCGATGCGGACTTCGCGTCGGTGATGACGCTTCCCGGCAGCGGAATCGAGGAGATCGAGGACCTGGCCGGCAAGAGGGTGGGCGTGAATACGCTCAACAACATTTCAGACTCCACCATTTCCGAAGCGGTGAAGCAGGCCGGCGGCGACTACGAGAGCATCGAATTTGTCGAGATGCAGTTTCCCGATATGCCGGCCCAGCTCGACGGCGGCAACGTGGACGCCATTGCCGCAGTGGAACCCTTTGTGACCATCACCGAGGCGCAGGGCGCCGTTCCGGTGTTCTCGAACTACGCGGAGCCCATCAAGGACCTCACCGTGGCCGTTTATTTCACTTCGGACCGGTACGCGCAGGAGAACCCGGAGACTACGGAGAAATTTGTCCGTGCGATGACGGCGTCGCTTGAATATGCCGATCAGAACCCTGACGAGGTACGCGCGGTCCTGCCGAGCTACACCTCGCTGGAACCAGACGTCATCGAGGAGCTGACCCTGCCCAGATACTACGGCGAGATCAACCAGGATTCGCTGGAGGAGGTTATGCGCATCTCGCTCGACCGCGGCCTGATCGAGGAAGAGCCTGATCTGGAAGAGCTCCTGCCACGGTCCGGGTGA
- a CDS encoding methylenetetrahydrofolate reductase — protein MTPDPVETPSAPARLLTGFSLEMTGKDIGALQEAQPSIPPGTRVNVTFLGNEDLPMRVAAAAAVRAGGFVPVPHISARRLESREDLGKFLVALEEADATRELFVVGGDPVSPLGPFPDALSVIRSGLLPGHGVRAVSISGYPEGHPDIDTGTLWTALEDKIQALDQSGLEASITTQFGFDVAPVLIWLEELRSRGVSAPVRIGVPGPAGVKRLLGYARRFGVASSAGIAHKYGFSLSNLLGTAGPGRFIQDLAQALSPTTHGDVRLHFYTFGGIKTTADWVHAYRS, from the coding sequence ATGACTCCGGACCCCGTTGAAACGCCTTCCGCCCCCGCCCGGCTACTCACTGGTTTCTCGCTCGAGATGACCGGCAAGGACATCGGTGCGCTCCAGGAGGCGCAGCCTTCCATCCCCCCGGGGACACGGGTCAACGTCACGTTCCTGGGGAATGAGGACCTGCCGATGCGCGTCGCCGCTGCTGCGGCCGTCCGCGCCGGCGGATTCGTTCCCGTTCCGCATATTTCCGCGCGGCGGCTGGAATCCCGAGAAGACCTCGGCAAGTTCCTGGTGGCGCTCGAGGAAGCCGACGCAACGCGTGAGCTTTTTGTGGTCGGCGGAGACCCGGTATCCCCGCTGGGCCCCTTCCCGGACGCGCTGTCCGTAATCCGGAGCGGACTGCTTCCCGGGCACGGGGTCCGGGCCGTGAGCATCAGCGGCTATCCCGAGGGACATCCGGACATTGATACCGGCACCCTCTGGACGGCCTTGGAAGACAAGATCCAGGCGCTGGACCAGAGCGGTCTGGAGGCTTCGATCACGACGCAGTTCGGCTTCGACGTGGCGCCTGTCCTTATCTGGCTTGAGGAACTCCGCAGCCGCGGCGTGAGTGCACCCGTCCGGATCGGCGTCCCCGGCCCCGCCGGGGTGAAGCGCCTCCTCGGTTACGCCCGCCGGTTCGGCGTTGCCTCCTCGGCAGGAATCGCCCATAAGTATGGGTTTTCCCTGTCCAATCTGCTGGGCACAGCAGGTCCGGGCCGGTTCATCCAGGACCTGGCCCAGGCTCTTTCACCCACAACCCACGGCGATGTCCGGCTGCATTTCTACACCTTCGGCGGGATCAAGACCACGGCGGATTGGGTACACGCGTACCGCAGCTGA
- a CDS encoding L-lactate permease, giving the protein MDSFTPSTNPVLGSVALSALVALLPLLTFFFLLAFAKTRAYVAGAWALLVALAVGIFGFGMPVGLALLSATQGAAFGLFPVVWIIVMAVWLYQVTVLSGRFEDLRRVFDAIGGGDLRVQAILVAFCFGGLLEALAGFGAPVAITVTMLLALGIAPIRAATAVLVANTAPVAFGALAIPITTAANLTGYTGDEIGAVVGRQTPVLALFVPLILLFILDGRRGLRDCWPIALFTGVVFSIFQFLCSNYFSYELTDIVASLVALLAAVGFLRFWHPRNGGEAGQRMKAELAEARADGWTPAGTGAASDVQTAADDTAADRLTPGRAWMALFPYVAVIVIFGFVNLWTLGIDVPEALAKTNIEIPWPVLHEALLDSNGQTQSSTVYNFDWLISPGTLLLITGLIVALVYSRFNENGRYPLSMGAAVREIWTTAVRMRSAALTILGVLALAYVMNFSGQTVSIGTWLAATGGFFAFLSPVLGWIGTAVTGSDTSANALFAKLQQTAGIEAGLDPQLMVAANTGGGVMGKLISPQNLAIGAAAVNMSGQESVLLRKVVGWSVLLLLALCILVYLQSTPVLDWMLP; this is encoded by the coding sequence ATGGACAGCTTCACTCCCAGCACCAACCCCGTCCTCGGCAGCGTGGCCTTGTCCGCGCTCGTAGCGCTGCTGCCGTTGCTCACCTTTTTCTTCCTGCTGGCCTTCGCCAAAACCCGGGCATACGTGGCCGGGGCCTGGGCGCTCCTCGTAGCCCTCGCCGTCGGCATCTTCGGTTTCGGCATGCCGGTAGGTCTTGCCCTGCTCTCAGCCACGCAGGGCGCCGCCTTCGGGTTGTTCCCGGTGGTCTGGATCATTGTGATGGCCGTGTGGCTGTACCAGGTGACGGTACTCAGCGGCCGGTTCGAGGACCTGCGAAGGGTCTTTGATGCAATCGGCGGCGGGGACCTGAGGGTGCAGGCCATCCTGGTGGCCTTCTGCTTCGGCGGCCTGCTGGAGGCGCTGGCCGGATTCGGCGCCCCGGTCGCCATTACGGTGACCATGCTGCTGGCCCTGGGCATCGCCCCGATCCGCGCGGCAACCGCGGTGCTGGTAGCCAACACCGCCCCGGTGGCGTTCGGCGCCCTGGCCATCCCCATTACCACCGCTGCCAATCTCACCGGCTACACGGGAGATGAAATCGGTGCCGTGGTGGGCCGGCAGACACCGGTGCTGGCCCTGTTTGTACCGCTGATCCTGCTGTTCATCCTGGACGGACGCCGAGGCCTGCGGGACTGCTGGCCCATAGCCCTGTTCACCGGCGTCGTTTTCTCCATTTTCCAGTTCCTGTGCTCAAACTATTTCTCCTATGAACTCACCGACATTGTGGCCTCCCTCGTGGCGTTGCTGGCCGCCGTGGGGTTCCTGCGCTTCTGGCATCCGCGCAACGGCGGCGAGGCCGGCCAGCGGATGAAAGCGGAACTGGCCGAAGCGCGGGCGGACGGCTGGACGCCGGCGGGCACCGGCGCGGCGTCGGACGTCCAGACTGCGGCGGATGACACCGCTGCTGACCGTCTGACCCCGGGACGCGCGTGGATGGCGTTGTTCCCCTATGTGGCGGTCATTGTCATTTTCGGTTTTGTGAACCTGTGGACGCTCGGCATCGACGTGCCCGAAGCACTGGCGAAGACCAACATCGAGATCCCCTGGCCTGTGCTGCACGAAGCCCTGCTGGACAGCAACGGCCAGACCCAGTCCTCCACCGTCTACAACTTCGACTGGCTGATCAGCCCCGGTACCTTGCTGCTGATCACCGGGCTGATTGTTGCCCTGGTCTACTCCCGCTTCAATGAAAACGGCCGGTATCCGTTGAGCATGGGAGCGGCGGTGCGGGAAATATGGACGACGGCGGTGCGGATGCGTTCCGCAGCGCTGACCATCCTTGGGGTGCTGGCCCTGGCATACGTGATGAACTTTTCCGGGCAGACGGTATCGATCGGGACGTGGCTCGCGGCGACCGGCGGCTTCTTTGCCTTCCTCTCCCCCGTGCTCGGCTGGATCGGCACGGCGGTGACCGGTTCGGATACCTCCGCGAACGCGCTCTTTGCCAAGCTCCAGCAGACAGCCGGAATTGAGGCCGGCCTGGATCCGCAGCTGATGGTTGCCGCCAACACCGGCGGCGGTGTCATGGGCAAGCTCATCAGCCCGCAGAACCTTGCCATCGGGGCTGCCGCGGTGAACATGAGCGGCCAGGAATCGGTGCTGCTGCGCAAGGTGGTCGGCTGGAGCGTGCTGCTGCTGCTCGCCCTGTGCATTCTGGTGTACCTGCAGTCCACCCCGGTCCTTGATTGGATGCTGCCGTAA
- a CDS encoding YoaK family protein, which yields MKRLNAVPTERVHLWLMLALTFSTGVVDAVGYLGLDRVFTGNMTGNVVLLGMAFAGGADLPILRPILALLFFMLGAALAGRMLRKGPEGWSGRTTLSLMVVAGVISALAVLTAVVDVQSNSHLGSITTSALAISMGIQAATAKRLKVAEITTVVVTSTITGLASDSRLAGGDSKHWVRRALAISLIMLGAVAGAAALKVGLWLGLTISAVISIAVAVTGYVRHHRERSAAGSVSS from the coding sequence GTGAAACGACTCAACGCCGTACCGACCGAACGGGTGCATCTATGGCTGATGCTGGCCCTGACTTTCTCCACCGGGGTAGTGGACGCTGTCGGTTATCTGGGCCTCGACCGGGTCTTCACCGGAAATATGACGGGCAACGTGGTGCTGCTGGGCATGGCCTTTGCCGGTGGTGCCGACCTGCCGATCCTGCGTCCGATCCTGGCGCTTCTCTTCTTTATGCTGGGCGCCGCCCTTGCCGGCCGAATGCTGCGCAAGGGCCCGGAGGGCTGGTCCGGGCGGACCACGCTGTCACTGATGGTGGTGGCGGGTGTCATTTCCGCATTGGCCGTCCTCACGGCGGTGGTGGATGTACAGAGCAATTCCCACTTAGGCAGCATCACGACGTCGGCCCTCGCCATATCGATGGGCATCCAGGCCGCGACCGCCAAGCGGTTGAAGGTCGCTGAGATTACAACAGTGGTAGTGACCTCAACCATTACGGGGCTTGCCTCGGACTCGCGTCTGGCCGGCGGGGACAGCAAGCACTGGGTCCGCCGGGCCCTCGCGATTTCCCTGATTATGCTTGGAGCCGTAGCCGGCGCGGCTGCCCTGAAGGTCGGGCTCTGGCTCGGATTGACTATCTCGGCCGTCATCTCGATTGCCGTGGCCGTGACCGGTTACGTCCGCCACCACCGCGAGCGCAGCGCTGCCGGCTCCGTATCTTCCTGA
- a CDS encoding gamma-glutamyltransferase family protein: MSASTHWLATASAQAVLERGGNAFDAAVAGGFVLHVVEPHLNGPGGDMTGVFATAENPEEPVVLMGQGPAPAAATREHYLAEGLELVPGAGALAAAVPAAVDAWLLLLREHGSWELTDVLAFAVDYARNGHPVLARVGATIESVAELFSDHWPTSAAQWMPQGRVPREGEIIRNEAYASVLDRLVDAGSGAGSREERIDAARREWREGFVAQTAADFAAAPHRHSSGTDHAGVITAADFAAFEAGFEPAVTFDFRGYTIAKTGAWGQGPALLQTLAILAGFDDDRLDPSTALGAHTILEAQKLAIADREAYYGDAQVPLDYLLSEDYAAGRRALITDTASAEFRPGTVPGHTPFVPPLRTEYLPPALAGASGAGGFAGVGEPTVLPTGETRGDTCHIDVVDRWGNMVSATPSGGWLQSSPTIPELGFCLGSRLQMTWLEEGAPSTLAPGKRPRTTLTPTLVLKDGRPVVALGSPGGDQQDQWQLLYLLRTIVGGYTPQQAIDAPALHTTSIPGSFWPRTWTPGGAVVEDRLGEDVIAELESRGHVVTRAGDWALGRLSSVVREPDSGLLQAAANPRGAQGYAAGR, from the coding sequence ATGAGTGCGTCTACGCACTGGTTGGCCACGGCGTCAGCCCAAGCCGTCCTGGAGCGAGGCGGGAACGCCTTCGACGCAGCGGTTGCCGGCGGCTTTGTCCTGCACGTTGTGGAACCGCATCTGAACGGTCCGGGCGGGGACATGACCGGTGTTTTCGCGACGGCGGAGAACCCTGAAGAACCCGTGGTGCTGATGGGCCAGGGCCCGGCGCCCGCCGCAGCCACCCGGGAGCACTACCTCGCCGAAGGCCTGGAACTGGTGCCCGGCGCCGGTGCCCTCGCCGCAGCCGTTCCTGCCGCCGTCGACGCGTGGCTGTTGCTGCTGCGGGAGCACGGCAGCTGGGAACTCACAGACGTCCTGGCGTTCGCCGTGGACTACGCCCGCAACGGTCATCCCGTCCTGGCCCGGGTCGGAGCCACCATCGAATCGGTGGCGGAGCTGTTCTCCGACCACTGGCCCACCTCGGCGGCCCAGTGGATGCCCCAGGGGCGCGTTCCGCGCGAGGGCGAGATCATCCGCAACGAGGCCTACGCCAGTGTGCTGGACCGGCTGGTCGACGCCGGCTCCGGCGCCGGAAGCCGGGAAGAACGTATCGACGCCGCCCGGCGTGAATGGCGCGAGGGTTTCGTGGCTCAGACAGCGGCGGATTTCGCGGCTGCACCGCACCGCCACTCCTCGGGAACCGACCACGCCGGCGTCATCACCGCGGCGGACTTCGCGGCGTTCGAAGCGGGGTTTGAACCTGCTGTCACGTTCGACTTCCGGGGTTACACCATCGCCAAGACCGGAGCCTGGGGGCAGGGGCCGGCGCTGCTGCAGACCCTGGCCATCCTCGCCGGCTTCGACGACGACCGGCTGGACCCGTCCACGGCGCTGGGCGCACACACCATCCTGGAAGCCCAGAAGCTGGCCATCGCGGACCGCGAGGCATACTACGGTGACGCGCAGGTGCCCCTGGACTACCTGCTCAGCGAGGACTACGCGGCCGGCCGCCGCGCCCTGATCACCGACACGGCCTCGGCTGAATTCCGCCCCGGAACGGTGCCGGGACACACGCCCTTCGTGCCGCCGCTGCGCACGGAGTACCTGCCGCCGGCCTTGGCCGGAGCCAGCGGTGCGGGTGGCTTCGCCGGCGTCGGCGAGCCCACCGTGCTGCCCACCGGCGAGACCCGCGGGGACACCTGCCACATCGACGTCGTGGACCGGTGGGGCAACATGGTCTCCGCCACCCCGTCGGGAGGCTGGCTGCAGTCCTCGCCGACCATCCCGGAACTGGGGTTCTGCCTGGGGTCCCGGCTGCAGATGACCTGGCTTGAAGAGGGCGCACCGTCCACCCTGGCCCCGGGGAAGCGGCCGCGCACCACGCTGACCCCCACACTGGTGCTCAAGGACGGCAGGCCGGTGGTTGCCCTGGGCTCGCCCGGCGGGGACCAGCAGGACCAATGGCAGCTGCTGTACCTGCTGCGCACCATCGTGGGCGGCTACACCCCGCAGCAGGCGATTGACGCTCCCGCCCTGCACACCACGTCCATTCCCGGTTCTTTCTGGCCGCGCACCTGGACACCGGGCGGTGCGGTAGTGGAAGACCGCCTGGGGGAGGACGTGATTGCCGAGCTGGAATCCCGGGGGCATGTGGTGACCCGGGCGGGGGACTGGGCATTGGGACGGTTGTCCTCGGTGGTCCGGGAGCCGGATTCGGGCCTCCTGCAGGCGGCGGCAAATCCGCGGGGAGCGCAGGGGTATGCGGCCGGGCGGTGA